The Rhinolophus ferrumequinum isolate MPI-CBG mRhiFer1 chromosome 2, mRhiFer1_v1.p, whole genome shotgun sequence genome includes the window CATGCCGCTTCACGTTCTCTTGCCCCCATCTCAGCTCTTCTTCAGTTAGCCTCCCACGCTTTCTGTGGAGCTTTTTCTAAGCCCTTCCAGCCCTCCTTTTCTCTGAGCTCCTACACTCTCCATAGTGTATACCGCACAGCGTAACACTTGTCGTGTTTATGGAGTTTGTGTGACCCAGGCTGGATTGTAAGAGGgatgcattttatatttcttctcgTTCCCCCTAGTTGTTCACTGGTAGTTATTAAAATACACAAGAGTTGTTTCATATATTGTTCCCTTAAACCAGAAGACTTGGCTTCAAGTAGGACTAAACATGGTGTTAAAAAGTAGAGAGAGAGCCTTCATGATCTCTCTCTTCAGATTGGGTGCTGTAAATTGGCAAGTGTGGTGAACGCCTTCTCTGTTGTTGCTTCATGACACTTTTAGAGATGTTATTTGTAAGGCAGGCCTCACTGTACCAGCCGCCCAGACTTGAGGTCGTCAGCATGTGGCCGGAGCAGGGTGGACTGTAGAAGCCTGTTGATGAAGGGCTCCTGCTCAGTACGGTTTGCTCCGTGGCGctttcttctgccttctccaTTCCCACTCTCATCTATTTGAGTAAGTCTAGACCGGAGCAGGAGGGGTAGTAACCTGATTGCTGAAGTCCGTTTAGTGTTTCAGATTCGGTTTATCTGTGCCCAATACACTGTGAGAGGAACAGACAGAAATGGAAGTGCAAAGCTCATCATGTCACCTTCCCCTAAAACTGCAATGGCATTCTACTGTGTAAGATAAAAAAGCCCGTCCTTAGCATGGCCTCTGGGCCCTGCAACGTCTGGCCTCCACTGCCTCATCTTGTACCATTTTCCTCTGGCTCATCATTGCCAGCCGCTCTGGCTCTTCCCCTTCATGGCTTGTTTAGTTCCCACTTGGTCCTGAGCAACATGTACCACACATTGTCACTTTCTCAGGGATGTCATTCCTGACACCTCTCCCCCCTCTCCACCCCTGCCCAAATCACACATTCCACGTGCAGTTTCTAATCATTGGTTTTGCTATTTCTCCCTATCACTTTTTGCCTGTTGTTCTTCATGGTTTGTAATTATGCATTTTTTGTGTGAGTATTGGTTCAACTATTTGTCCCGTCCTCGAGTGGAAGCTCAGTAAGGGTGGGGAGGCTGTCTGTCTGCTTGTTGTTTTGATCCCATGTCCCTATGTTAATTaaggctcagtaaatgttagtttgAAAAGGGATGAAAGCAGGTTGTAGGGCTTGGGGGTCGGCGATGAAGGCAGGCTGGCCGAGAACTGTGGTCAGAGAGACGTTTCTGGGCTCCGCGGAGGCAGTAAAATGAATGCTTCATGGCCTTTGGAGACTCAGGACTGGGGGTCACAGGCTTGGCATGGCCAGCCCGCTGGCCATGCCAGAAAGCCCCTGAGTGGCTTGCAGacctccaggcagccctcccGTGTGTAAGGAACAGCAGCGATAGAATGTTTACAGTGTGCCAGACATTGAGTCAGTGCTTTAAAAGGTAGATATCACTAACCACCTTTACCCTGAGGAAACGGAAAACCCAGGGATATTAACACTTTGATAAAGGTCAAAAACCTAATAAGTAAGTAGCAGAGttgagattcaaatccaggtgtGTTTGACTCTTCACTGCTTGCCCTGAACCCCCAAATCTGCACCTTCCTAGGAGCGGCTCCTGGGTTTCTTTCTCTACCTAGCCGTGTTCCATCAGGATATGATGCTTGGGAATCCATAGTAGTCTCCTCTGAACCCACATTCCTTCTCTTTCCAGTCCATCCGCAACTCTTTCCCATCGTCTCTAAAATCCTTTTCCTGTTATTACTTGCCGTCTCGGTAATCGTCAGTGGGTCACCGTTATTACCAAAACAAGAGCACGCGGGCCCCAGCCTCCAGCTTCTTCACAAACTATCCTCTGCTCTCGTGGTGGACTCTTGGAACCCCAGATGTCAAACGGACACATTCCTGCTCTGAAACAGGTCTAGAGCCGTTCTAATTCGTCTGTACTCCACAGGTCCGTACCTTTCGATAGTCATATGAAATCCTCCAGTGAAGCCTGGAATCCTGTTCCACTGCTTGGTGAAGAAATACCCTTGTATATGTTCTTACAGTTTTACtcagcttttatttgtttttactttattttttatcttcttctccCAGTTTGACTGGAAGCTCCTTGAAGCATGagtatatattacatttctttttatttccccacGGCATCTGATTTAGTAGGATAAACAtggtagatgttcaataaatacttggtaCATGAGTAAATAAACCGTGCTTCTAGTTTTCTGTCTCACTAGGGTTTTGCTTTACATTAATATGTTTCACTGCACTAAAGAAGGTTatacaatttgaaaaacaaagaaactaggGTCTTGCATACATTTCTGATTGGGGACTTCAACACATTGGGCTATATATGAACTATAACATTCTCACAGATAGAAGTACAAAAATATTGACATATTGACTGCCAGTGGAAGCCGCAAAAATACTGCttatatcctgtttccccgaaaataagacctagttgtaccaccagctctaatgcgtcttttggagcaaaaattagtataagacccggtcttactttactataagaccgggtcttatattatatagagaccgggtcttatgttaatttttgctccaaaagatgcattagagctgatggtctggctaggtcttattttgggggaaacacggtaataactgtatgtttttttgtttttagtttgtgaTATGGTACTCAACTTAGTAAATAATGCACATTGCAGCAACAGCTGAATAACCACGTTTAACAGTACTTTTAATATAATGAATGCCCTTggcaataaaataaacataactgtGATTCACTATATAAAATCAAAAAAACTGAACTGTGGATACAATTTCCCTTAGGccactcaattttttttccagtagatttacctttttaattatattttgcttaggctaattttaaaattactttgcaTTTCCTGGCAGCAGGGTACTTTATGTGTCATGGGGACACACATTTAACAGTCATAAAACTATCTGTAAAAGCAAAAAGCGTATTTCCCCCCAAAGGatcttttttaagaattaaaatgcaCAActgatccttaaaaaaaaaagtttaaaaaagtgcATAGTCACTTAACCCggcatataaattattttccacattGGTTTGggtctttttctcttccttttgtgcTCTAcaatcaaaagaaagaaaccccTTCAAGGAAACATATCTGCTATGTAGTTACACTATGTTACAAATTGGAATTTTAGCTGAAGTTAATGGCAGAAAATGTCAGTGTAAATTAAGAGCATTATCTAAACCTTATTAATGAAGTAATGAGTATCCTTGTGAAGCAAGAACACAAGATATCACAAGGTCTGGGTCCTAGAACTGACTCCTATCTTGTTAAATGAGCTTGAGAAAGTAATTAactcttctgttccttttttttttttttaaccaaagaacTAGGATGAGAACATAAATCTTTTTTAGTGTCTCACAAGGCGTTGTGAAACTCCAAAGGGGAAGAGCAATCAGAAAAATTGTGAACCAAGACTTTGAAAGAATAGTGGAAGTTACTCATTTAGTGGTTTTGATTGATCTTTAGTTGAGAAACAGCTGAAAGTGTTGAATCAGGTTCCCTGAAACAAGATGtatgaaattcatttttacttaCTGAACACAGTCGGGTTTTGTGATCTTAGTGCTGTAAAATCAGTTTCATTGCTAAGAAAGTGATTTCAGCTCCTTTGGAAAGGTCTCCGGATAAATTAATGGGTttctgaagtttattttaaatgttattttttaaataggtgcTAAGTAGTGTAATGAGATTTAGTCTTCATGTTGCTATGGGTGAgttttgtgaatgaatgagttattAGCAAACTAAGATTCTGTTTTATAGGAATATTTTAAGAACAAGCTAAGAATGTGTATAATTTCTTAAGAAAAGGAACTAGGGCTCCTTGGAAAAATGGCTGATTCCTGGACTGGGGCAAGGGGAAGTACAAGATAAGCCAGTAACATCTTATGGTGCCAGAAAGTCTTCAAAAAAGGACAGGGGCGTGTTGAAAGGGTGCCTGTGCTGACTAGAAGAAGCTCCCGAGAGCTAagtctgggacaatttgagcaacaaaataaataatgataatgatagatTACACTCAATATAATAGAATAAATTTCTATGAGTCAatgcttgaataaataaataattgaataaataaagagggagaaggagcagCTCTTGCTTACACAGAAGTCTGATTAATGAATATAGAAGGAATGATGGAAGTAGACAATCAGTGTTTGGTAAACACCAGAGTAATGATTGTTGCAGACCAGTTGCACACCTGCATGCTAAAATTAGTAGGTGAAAGTATGGTAAGAAAAGGACATTTGCATAGTTTCAAAATCTCTCTTCCCAAGATGataatttcagagagaaaaatactaactttacagtggagaaacttaGGTATTGCATTAAACAAGTGTTCAAATTTAACATCATCTGTAACGAGATATATCAATAGCATGTACTTCTTGATAAAATACACTGAAAAGGGTATTACATCacttctgtgggtttttttcttactgttttaaattgtatattttattttgaaaaattatattaacatgcagttttttgaggtataattgacatacaccattatattagtttcaggtgtacaacataatgatttgtcatttgtatattgcaaaatgatcaccataatacGTCTAGGTAACATCTGCCTCCATACCTAGTTacagattatttttcttgtgatgagaacttgtagaatttactctcttagcaattttcaaatgcaatacaatattattaactctaattgccatgctgtacattacatctcatgacttatttattttataattggaagtttgtaccttttgactccttTTACTCATTCCGTCCAACCTCTACCCTCTacctctggcagccaccaatctattctgtatctatgagcttggctttttcacatataagtgagatcatatggtatctgtctttctctgtctgacttatttcacttagcatatgccctcaaggtccacgcatgttgtcacaaatggcaatatttcatttttttttatggctgaataatattgcattgtatatacataccacattttcttcatttattcatcgatgttacactttggttgtttctgtatcttggctattgtaaataatggtgcaatgaacatagggggtgcatatatctttttgaatttgtgttttcattttcttcggataaatacccagaagtggagttgctgggtcatgaggtagttctatttttaattttttgagtaacctccatactgttttccatagtggctgcaccaatttacattcacacCAAAAGTGCATTAACAAAATATAGAGAGATCCCATGTATTTTTTACCTACTTTCCCCCAATGACAACTATAGTTGCAAAATAATAGTATAGTATCATAACAAAGATACAGTAAAGTTACAGCCATTTCCATCATTACAAGGCTCCTTCATGTTACCCTTGTATAGCCACACCCCTTTAAAAATTGGATTTGTTGTCGAGTTAATTatgctaattaatttttttaattttaaaaattgtggtaaaatacacataacataaaatttaccatcataaccatttttaagtgtacagttctgtggtatCAACTACATTCATattgtgcagtcatcaccaccatccatctccagaacgcTTTCATCCTGCAAAACTGAAACCCTGTACTTATTAACCAACTCCTTATTCCCTTTTATCCCCTACCCCCTGGAaataccattctactttctgtctctatgaatttgactactctgggtGCCTcccataagtggaatcatagagtatttgtctttttgtgactggcttatttcacttagcataatgtcttcaagtttcatcagTGTTGTAGTATGGATTTCCTTATGCTTTAAGGCTGAATCATACTCCactgtgtgtatacatatatatattaccacatcttgttcatccattcatcggggacacttgtgttgcttccaccttttggctgttgtgactagtgctgctgtgaacacggTGTACAGCTATCTCTTTGAGACCTGCTTTCCGATCTTTCaggcatatacccagaagtggaattgctggatcatatcgTATCTAGATTCTCCTTTTACTCTCCGTCTCCTTTGCTCTTCTCCAAGCCCTGACTCTCTCTTGAGTATCTTGTCCTTTTAGagatttaagttttaaaagttctcatgTATTTATCTCTTTAAGTAATGTAGCAAATCCTTAATTAAGAAGATTGTTTAGAGAATAGAGTATACCAGTTTATTGAATTTCCTGGCTAAGTGACCAGAAACCCCTTTGTTTCAATCCTTGCTATTGCAGAAGTGTGTTagttcattttattctcttaataagTACAGTAGAGTGGACATAACTGCCTCTCTGATAATTCAGGATCCTGTGGTGCTTCAGGGCTGTCATTGTGAACATGGATTCACAGCGCAGTGTACAGATACGAGTTATTGGGGATTGGGACAACGTACTAACCCCTCTGTATTGTTTACAAAACTAAATCCATGTTaggactttgttttattatttatgtgtttataagCAAATCAGACAACACAGtgttatataatatttgaaagatGTTTGCTAGACCTTCCCACCTGGCcatctttactatttttttcttctctgccttcttccttgCATCTGTATCCCACATCACCAGATAATGAGCTGTGTCCTAGCTCTGAGTAAGCACATTTACTGTGattccctgagaataagacctagccggaccatctgctctaatgcatcttttggagcaaaaattttaatataagacccggccttattttactataagaccgggtcttatattaatttttgctcaaaaagactcattagagctgatggtctggctgggtcttattttcggggaaacatggtaggaagtATAACTTGTGTAGAAGGAAATGGAATCTAGAATGCAGTATTCATTTTCCTCTCCCAGCtgcatttcttcatcttttactATGCTTCAAGGAAGAAAACTAGAGCTTTGGAGAAGAGAGAATTAGAGAAAGAACGAGATAGAAGAacccagaagaagagaaaaagtaaagaaatgaattACGAAGAAAcacaaaggagggaaaggaagaggcgGCGGCATGAGGGGTTAAGTGAGAGCAGAGGTTGTTAGAGAAGTCCGAAAGTCAGGCTTTACCTCCTTAAGTTCATGTTTGGACTAAATAAAGCCCTCACCTCTCTGGGTCTGAGGATCAGTTGCCAGGAACCTCTTCCTGTGGCTGTGACAAGTAGGTAACTAAACCAGAGATTGCTTGGGCTAGAATGGGCTTATTTAGCATCCTGCAACTAGCATTGCTTGAGTGCCCACCATCCACGGCCTCCTGAACTTAACGACCACGGGTCCACTagtcaaaaacagaaaagaccACACCTCCATTCCAGATGTTTTGTTCACCATCCTGTAGACAGAATGGAGTAGTCCTCCACGTTTCTCCAAGTCtgttctctgtcctctgtctGCACATGTCTTTCTCTAATTCTGGGGCAGGTGGCTTGGAGGGTCTGCCTGGTTTCCCTTCAGCTGGTAAGCCCATACCAACATAATGCTTGGAGGCAGAGGTCCTACCATGCCAAACTGTTAGATTTTACCTGATTAGAACTTTGCCTGACAAGGAGTAGTACCCTCTTTTacaggaaacagagaaatgaagaTACCTGGCACGTTTTAAACATAGTTTCCCAGGCAGGTAGAACAGGTTCTTCTTACTTGTATTTTTATCAGACCATAGGGTTTACATGACGTATGTCTAGGCTTGGAAGCAGACCTGGGAACACAAAGGCTTAATAGTTTTAAGTGTACCTTTTCCGTGTGTTACTCCAGAATGAAGctgaatacagttttttttaaatattaggttcaggtgtacaaaacaatgtaatagttagacattgacaccctcacaaagtgataactcccccacccccactactacctctctgacatcgtacacagctcttacaattccattgactctattccctatgctgtactccacagaAGCTGAATACGGTTTAAGGTAATTTAGTTACAAAGAAATTATGGCAATTAATGCTACTTCTTTGTACAGAAGtcaaaaagagaagtaaaaattaTAGGCAGGCTTGATTAATGTCTAATAGATTACTAATGTTGCACTGTTTGTGGCTTGTTCGCAGCTCACATTTCTGATCTGGAATGGCTGTTCTGCTTAATGAACTTATTTAAACAATCTAAGGTATaagttttcattataaatgtgATTCCTATCCTAGACTTTTCAATCTGACCAAGAAATGAGACACACAGGAGCAGGTGCCATGCGCAGTGAGTGATTTGCCTGCAGAGACGCTCAGGAGGATATCACAAATCACTGACGCTCACCCCGGGTAATTTTGCCCCCCAGGATGTAtgtgacaatgtctggagacattttcgaTTGTCATACCTGGGGAGGAGGTGCTGCTGGCATGGggtgggtagaggccaaggaAACTGCTAAACATCCCCCAAAGCCTAGGAAGCCCCTACAGCAAAGAATTGTCTGGTCCAAAATGCCAGGAGTGCCGAGGTTGCAAAACCCTGTCCTAAACACAGGCAGAAGATATGGTACAGGCTGAGGCATCAACTACATCACGAAAAACCCGAGATACCCAAGATGGGGCATCTCGGggttttttaggtttttttttttccttctgtatttctattttgaaatctttttagaTTCACAGACTGAgtaattttcatctctttctctatttccttagCACTTGGTACATGGGAGGTTTTGTGAGATGTTGAGTGAagtcaaagaaaaggaaaaagacacatcAGAAACAGATCCATGTAGGTTTCACTTCCATGTAAACTATGTGAGAAACACTGAGGGTTCAGAGCAGAGGGGAAGGTTTGGAGCTAAGCTTCTTGGTTTCTTAGGCACATCCAGTGGGTCACCCCCTGCACTCGTCTGTGCCTTTGCTTCTGCTTGGTTTATGTTGCGTATGCCAGTGGAGCTGGTGTCCGGGAGAACGGCCCCTACTCAGGCCACCCACGAACTTTGGTCTTGAAAGAGATCATTTCACACCCTCTATCTTGCTTACCCCGGCCATGGAGGTTGGCCAGCTCAGTCCAATAGGCCATCACCtactaagtgtgtgtgtgtgtgtgtgtgtgtgtgtgtgtgtgtgtgttgactaAAACATAGAAACCTAAAAAGTCAGTGTTCTGTAATCCTGATAATAAATTGGTAGGTATTGCTCCAGTttgtaaatgcatatattaataatctataattattaaagataaaaatggaattataattttattgtatagTATACTATTTTACAACTTGTGTTTTTACTATACTATATCATGGATATTCTTGACTCTATCTAGTATGAGGGGTAATCATTTAAAGTTGTGTCCAAAATAAGGATCATAGTCTCCACCCACCTACTTCAGAGGCATTAGAAAGACTCAAATACAAATGAAGGTTTGTCAAGCGTGTTGAGTTTCTTAGATGAAAATACCACGATGTTATGTAGCATGCTGTTTTTAATTGATTCTGTGGTATGATTCTATTACTAGTTTCTTTTGAGATGTGATTGAAATAATGTTAAGGACATTCCGAGTCCTCAGAAAGAAACCATTCTGGCTGCGTTACTGTAGCTGGTGCCATACTCTTAGATTTTGACGGCCTTTGTTGTGCTCCCCACAGGCAAATATGTGTATCAGCCCATGACTCCTGTGGAACAGCTTCCAAGCACTGAGATTCCCGCGAAGCCCCGGGAGCCCACCAACACCATTCAGATCTCCGTCTCCCTCACTGAACACTTTTTGAAATTTGCATCTGTCTTCCAGCCTCCCCTCCCGCCTGATTCACCAAGGTACTGTATGATCTCAGACCTCTTTATTGACAACTATCAGGTTAAATGTATTAATGGGAAGATGTGTTACGTGCAGAAGCAGCCAGCACCACATTCCCACAAAATGAGTCCTGAGGAGGTCTCTGCACACGATGCCTTAATTTCAAAAGAGAGCAATACACCAAAAATAGATCACTGCTCTTCTCCCTCAAGTTCTGAGGACTCCGGAATCAATGCAATCGGGGCTCACTATGTGGAATCGTGTGATGAGGACACAGAAGAAGGCGCAGAACTGAGCTCAGAGGAAGATTACAGTCCAGAGAGCAGCTGGGAACCGGACGAGTGCACCCTTCTCTCCCCATCGCAGTCTGATCTGGAGGTGATTGAAACCATAGAAACTACCGTGTGAGTCGGGCAGGAAGCCACACCTTCTGGTCCACACCGACCGAGCTTTCCTCCTTTTGTCTGATGGCTCCTTTTCCCAGTGCAGTTGGTATTTTCTACCTGTCTCTAACAATAGCAGTTCAATGGTCTGCTGATGAGCTTCATTCTTAAATTTGTCTTATAACTaagatattctttttcttataaatggttttcttttgtaTCTTGACTCACTTTCTGTGTAGCATCAGGTGTCATCCATTGTGGTGCAGCCTTAATTTCACGGGGAACTTTGCAAACGGTAATGTGGTGATGATCACAGAGTGTCGTGGGTGAGGGTGAGGAGCGACCCAGAGTGAAGGAGACAGTGTTTCCTAAATAGCCGGTTCTTCACAGAAAACTCCTTAGCGTTCCTCTTGGCAGGCTGCTAGTCCCGGATGGGCATCAGCTCACGTGAGGGGAACGGAGCGTGCACTGGTGGATGCCACTGTGTCCCTTTGCCCTTCTCCCCACCATCTGCATGGGTCTGGGCCAGTGTTGCCTGGCTTACTTCTAGGAAGGTACCAGAGGCCAGCTCGGCCTCTAGTTACGGCCAGTTACGGCACAACCCTCATGAGGTGGGGCTGAGCTAGACCTTCGTTTAACAGGAGATGACATCTTCAATTTCATGCTCAATCCAGCTTTAGCTGAGTGCCTACACTTTGCAGGGCGCTCTGGGGATATAGAATGAATAAGACCTGACTCCCCACATGAAGGGACCCACAGTCCAATAGGGGAGATAACACATGCAAGTAACAGTACCCAGCATGCTCTGGGAACCCACAGAAGGAGAGATGTACTTGGCTTTTACCTGGGGAACGCATTGCAGTATTTGAGCTGGTCTCTTAGGGAGTTCCCCCAACATTTTCCAGCTTTTCTTAATTGTTCTTCAAATCTGGGGAAAACTTTTAGGAAGTTATATAGATATTATGTTTAGGAGGCAGCCACATCTGATgtcttaagaaaagaaacaataatagtTTTAGTTAGCATGGAAATGCTAAAGACAGCAGTCCTTTAGGGATTAGGAATGAATCTAATAGGTTTGAATAATTCTGCTTCATTTGGTTGTATGAAGCATTAGAATGGTTTAGGTGAAAAATGGATTAGAATTCAGTATGATGCATGGGTTTTTTTTATGCAAATGCAAAAGCAGTTGAAACAGTTCCCTGCtaagtcagaagaaaatattttgtgtaatatTCACTTGACTACAGTAATATTCACGATCTGTTGTACATGTTCTCTTTTTTCACACATGCAAAATAGTGCATAATGCTTTCTTATTTAGATCTCTTCAGAATTCTCCTCCTAATCTCTGCTTATACCAGGTGTGTTCTTGTGTGAGTTGGTTATCTGCCACTTCTCCACATCTGCTCTCTGTGAGGCATAATTAAGAATCCAGGACATTTAAAATATGGCCTAATGCAAGTAGAACTATCAAAGTTGGAGACAGAGAACTATTTCTTATATCCTGACTATCCGAGAGAGCACTCTCATGGCATTATCTTGTGCTCTGTCAGCATTAGGGCATATCTCTTCTGTGTCACATTAGTTTGTGGTTTAAGAAATAGAGAGAGGCCTGTTGTGTTCTTCCCCGAGGCCTCcatttggcttctttcacaaaTCTCTCTGGGCAGAATCTCCTTTCCTAGTTGTATGTGTAGTTCAAGCGGCTAGAACACTTTGTTGGGTTTAGGTGCCCAAAACATCCATGGGGTTTAGAAAGCAGTGTATGTATATTCTTTTGAGAACAACATTAGTTGAAACTGTCTACACTAGATGAAAATGTAGCATCAAGTTCCCACTTACTGAAATGTAAGGACTCAACAAGTGAAACCAGTAAGGTGGTGAGAGGAGCTCCAGGAGCAGCAGGGCAGAGTGCAGGGCAGGTGAGGCGGGGGTGCAGAGAGGGCCTCCCCCACCGGCCTGGCCCACCTAACCCGGGGGGCTTGGGGACAGACACCTGATGAGCCCTGCCTCAGGTTCTTAGTGCCTCCCTCATTGAGTGGCCAGCGGAAGGCGCGCTCAGAAGCCGTCAGTCAGCTGCTGGGCACTCAGGGCTCACAGCGCCACCTGGGCCGGGTCTGTCTGCACCTACACCCGTGGGAGGCTTACTGCATCCCCTGGTGGGCATACGGAGGGTCCGCTTTCTCTACGCCGTTCCTGTTAGTTCTCTAACCTGGGCCCAGATTCCTGCCCCTTAACTAATGGGAGTCAACCACCAGGTCTCAAAAGCCATGCAAATACGTGGTCACAGGGCCACGTTTCTGAAGCTGGCTGTGTCAGGGTTGGGCCCTTTGTCAATAAGACCTGTGACTTTGCCTAGGTTCCTGTTTTTTAAACTCTTGAACTGCCATTCAGGTTAGCCACGATTTTCATGGAATTTTTGGATTTAATAATGTTgatatcactttaaatatttgcacaatctctttataattaaaaactcaCTAAGCTTCACTTACTGtgatatattttatacaattGGAGATGT containing:
- the C2H3orf70 gene encoding UPF0524 protein C3orf70 homolog isoform X2, whose protein sequence is MSAAASPAPERAWKSEKVDEAQALARSCAARRPDFQPCDGLSICATHSHGKCFKLHWCCHLGWCHCKYVYQPMTPVEQLPSTEIPAKPREPTNTIQISVSLTEHFLKFASVFQPPLPPDSPSSEDSGINAIGAHYVESCDEDTEEGAELSSEEDYSPESSWEPDECTLLSPSQSDLEVIETIETTV
- the C2H3orf70 gene encoding UPF0524 protein C3orf70 homolog isoform X1 produces the protein MSAAASPAPERAWKSEKVDEAQALARSCAARRPDFQPCDGLSICATHSHGKCFKLHWCCHLGWCHCKYVYQPMTPVEQLPSTEIPAKPREPTNTIQISVSLTEHFLKFASVFQPPLPPDSPRYCMISDLFIDNYQVKCINGKMCYVQKQPAPHSHKMSPEEVSAHDALISKESNTPKIDHCSSPSSSEDSGINAIGAHYVESCDEDTEEGAELSSEEDYSPESSWEPDECTLLSPSQSDLEVIETIETTV